A stretch of the Lolium perenne isolate Kyuss_39 chromosome 3, Kyuss_2.0, whole genome shotgun sequence genome encodes the following:
- the LOC139838066 gene encoding uncharacterized protein, whose translation MTGRLGKINFILWQTQVLPAVKGARLMGYLDGSTEAPDEEISVKKGEEVITETNPAYEDWEAQDQKVLSFLVSSLSREVLPYAAGVKTAAELWEIIQGMYAARSRAHTTNTRIALASAEKGNKSMGEYVTMMKSLENEMISAGKTLEDEDMVSYILAGLKDDCYTGLVAAILAMTEPITVSELYSQLLSYESRQQMLRGVSQSSANAAMRGGRGRFGGRGGGGRGYQGRGNPQDGGNSGQNGYNGGNNGRGCGNYNNNGRGRGNGSGGNGRGDRPRCQVCYVQGHIASDCWYRFDPDFVPRERTAANVNNGGHYNNNGGWVMDTGATDHITSELERLHAHERYHGNDQIHAANGAENREENEEENGEEIGADLVQNTELERDRMCAMRHGTEAQGQEDPAASHAGNASPTASPPRPGDRRNQSSRATSALGWNLRQLDVKNAFLHGVLEEDVYMRQPPGYEVKGKSQYICKLDKALYGLKQAPRAWFARLSTKLQALGFCPSKADTSLFFYSKGNITIFVLIYVDDIIVASSCHKATSALLKDLQVEFALKDLGDVHYFLGIEVKKTKDGLLLTQEKYTNDILKRVGCPDDRRSTGGFVVFLGPNLISWSARKQATVSRSSTEAEYKSLADATAEVKTSELDLDIKEKKAINRTIDGMPQQAKERHTAWTKPVEG comes from the exons ATGACCGGGAGGCTCGGCAAAATCAATTTCATCCTCTGGCAGACCCAGGTGCTGCCGGCCGTGAAGGGTGCCCGCCTCATGGGTTACCTTGATGGCTCCACCGAGGCGCCCGATGAGGAGATCAGCGTCAAGAAAGGTGAGGAAGTCATCACCGAGACCAACCCGGCCTACGAGGACTGGGAGGCGCAGGACCAGAAGGTCCTCAGCTTTCTCGTGAGTTCTCTCTCACGGGAAGTACTTCCCTACGCCGCTGGAGTAAAGACGGCGGCCGAGCTCTGGGAAATCATCCAGGGCATGTACGCGGCAAGGTCGCGTGCACACACCACCAACACCCGCATCGCCCTTGCATCTGCAGAAAAGGGCAACAAGTCCATGGGTGAGTACGTCACCATGATGAAATCGCTGGAGAACGAGATGATCTCCGCCGGGAAGACCCTCGAAGACGAAGACATGGTCTCCTACATCCTCGCCGGTCTGAAGGACGACTGCTACACCGGCCTCGTCGctgccatcctcgccatgaccgagCCAATCACTGTAAGCGAACTTTATTCGCAGCTGTTATCTTATGAAAGCCGCCAGCAGATGCTCCGTGGTGTCTCGCAATCCTCTGCCAACGCTGCCATGCGCGGCGGGCGCGGTCGCTTTGGTGGTCGTGGAGGAGGTGGTCGCGGCTATCAAGGCCGTGGCAACCCACAAGATGGTGGCAACAGTGGCCAAAATGGCTACAATGGCGGCAACAATGGTCGTGGCTgcggcaactacaacaacaatggcCGCGGTCGCGGCAATGGCAGTGGGGGCAACGGTCGTGGAGATCGTCCTCGCTGCCAAGTCTGCTACGTCCAAGGACACATTGCCAGCGATTGCTGGTACCGCTTCGACCCCGACTTCGTCCCTAGAGAGAGGACTGCCGCCAACGTCAACAATGgtggccactacaacaacaacggCGGCTGGGTCATGGACACCGGCGCCACCGACCACATCACCAGCGAGCTAGAGAGGCTCCACGCACATGAACGCTACCATGGCAATGACCAAATCCATGCTGCCAATGGCGCAG AAAACAGGGAAGAAAACGAAGAAGAAAACGGAGAAGAAATTGGAGCAGATTTGGTGCAAAACACCGAGCTGGAGCGTGATCGCATGTGCGCTATGCGACACGGCACGGAAGCCCAGGGTCAGGAGGATCCTGCTGCGTCACACGCGGGAAACGCGTCGCCAACCGCGTCGCCGCCACGACCCGGCGATCGGCGCAACCAATCATCGCGCGCCACATCGGCCCTG GGGTGGAATCTTCGCCAGCTAGATGTGAAGAACGCGTTTTTGCATGGTGTTCTGGAGGAAGATGTTTATATGAGGCAACCACCAGGCTATGAAGTTAAAGGGAAGTCTCAATACATCTGCAAACTTGACAAGGCCTTGTATGGCTTGAAACAAGCCCCTCGAGCATGGTTCGCAAGGCTAAGTACAAAATTACAAGCTCTTGGATTCTGTCCTTCCAAGGCAGATACATCGTTATTCTTTTACTCCAAGGGGaatattactatatttgtgcttatCTATGTTGATGACATAATTGTTGCTAGTTCCTGTCACAAGGCAACATCAGCTCTTCTTAAGGATCTTCAAGTGGAGTTTGCTTTGAAGGATCTTGGAGATGTTCACTACTTTCTTGGCATTGAAGTTAAGAAGACAAAAGATGGATTGCTTCTAACGCAAGAGAAATATACCAATGATATTCTGAAAAGAGTAG GTTGTCCAGATGATAGAAGGTCAACAGGAGGCTTTGTAGTTTTTCTTGGACCAAATCTAATATCATGGAGTGCAAGAAAACAAGCCACTGTGTCAAGATCTAGCACAGAAGCAGAATATAAATCACTTGCAGATGCCACGGCTGAA GTTAAAACTTCAGAGCTGGATCTGGATATTAAAGAGAAGAAAGCAATAAACCGAACTATTGATGGCATGCCACAGCAAGCAAAGGAACGACATACAGCCTGGACGAAACCAGTAGAAGGCTGA
- the LOC127342889 gene encoding uncharacterized protein, with product MATAPTRPSPCCLTQRDTEVRLPRATRVKNKAPSPIQITAEQIIRDARGCHDRSIKPPPRRKMADLDELSEYRLGERNLFEEKVCRADCGVSAWVRYARWEEQQGDLARARSVYERALRAPAGHRDHALWVKYAEFEMRSRAVGHARNVWDRAVALLPRVDQLWSKYAHMEETLGAYANARQVFDRWMAWHPGTNGWDAYIMFETRYGESECARALYERLVDEHPLPDTFKRYAEFEMKHGEAERAHRLYQRAAELLAADGKDPALAVDAAIVATNKKISPYEDAVRKNPLNYDAWFEYLAHEESTGSKDSIRDVYERAIANVPPAEEKRYWQRYIYLWINYALYEELDAQDMGRAREVYRECLKLIPHKKFTFAKVWIMAAQLEIRRKDLTAARQLLGNAIGMAPKGKIFKKYIEMEMRLGNVDRCRTLYQKYIEWSPANCYAWRKYAELERQLGETDRARSIYELAIAQPALDMPEFLLKDLAEFDASAGLSGIDREINTPRVGKRNRPLPGEVSESKHLKILQAAHRWKNSRE from the coding sequence ATGGCGACCGCCCCGACCCGCCCGTCTCCCTGCTGCCTCACCCAGCGCGACACCGAGGTGAGGCTGCCCCGCGCGACGCGGGTGAAAAACAAGGCTCCGTCGCCGATCCAGATCACTGCCGAGCAGATCATCCGCGACGCCCGGGGGTGCCACGACCGATCGATCAAGCCGCCGCCCAGGAGAAAGATGGCCGACCTCGACGAGCTCTCCGAGTACCGCCTCGGCGAGCGCAACCTGTTCGAGGAGAAAGTTTGCCGGGCGGACTGCGGCGTCTCGGCGTGGGTCAGGTACGCGCGCTGGGAGGAGCAGCAGGGGGACCTCGCCCGCGCCCGCTCCGTCTACGAGCGCGCCCTCCGCGCCCCCGCCGGCCACCGCGACCACGCGCTGTGGGTCAAGTACGCCGAGTTCGAGATGCGCAGCCGCGCCGTCGGCCACGCCCGGAACGTCTGGGACCGCGCCGTCGCGCTCCTCCCCCGCGTCGACCAGCTGTGGAGCAAGTACGCGCACATGGAGGAGACGCTCGGCGCCTACGCCAACGCCCGCCAGGTGTTCGACCGCTGGATGGCGTGGCACCCGGGCACCAACGGCTGGGACGCGTATATCATGTTCGAGACCCGGTACGGCGAGTCCGAGTGCGCCAGGGCCCTCTACGAGCGGCTCGTGGACGAGCACCCATTGCCGGACACCTTCAAGCGCTACGCCGAGTTCGAGATGAAGCATGGAGAGGCAGAGCGTGCACACCGGCTGTACCAGCGTGCCGCCGAGCTTCTTGCTGCCGATGGGAAGGACCCAGCGCTAGCGGTAGACGCTGCCATCGTCGCAACAAATAAGAAGATATCCCCCTACGAGGATGCGGTGCGCAAGAACCCGCTCAACTACGACGCGTGGTTCGAATACCTCGCGCACGAGGAGAGCACCGGGAGCAAGGACAGCATCAGGGACGTGTACGAGAGGGCCATCGCCAACGTGCCCCCGGCGGAGGAGAAGCGATACTGGCAGAGGTACATCTACCTCTGGATAAACTACGCCCTCTACGAGGAGCTCGACGCGCAGGACATGGGACGTGCCAGGGAGGTCTACCGGGAGTGCCTGAAGCTGATCCCGCACAAGAAGTTCACCTTCGCTAAGGTGTGGATCATGGCGGCCCAGCTTGAGATCAGGCGCAAGGACCTCACTGCCGCTCGCCAGCTTCTGGGAAATGCCATCGGGATGGCTCCCAAGGGCAAGATCTTCAAGAAGTACATCGAGATGGAGATGCGTCTCGGCAATGTTGATCGGTGTCGGACACTGTACCAGAAGTACATCGAGTGGTCTCCGGCGAACTGCTATGCTTGGAGGAAATATGCTGAACTGGAAAGGCAACTTGGAGAGACCGATCGTGCTCGGTCCATTTATGAGCTTGCAATTGCTCAGCCAGCGCTAGATATGCCTGAGTTTCTTTTGAAGGACTTGGCTGAGTTTGATGCTTCAGCTGGCTTGAGCGGTATAGACCGTGAAATCAACACACCAAGAGTAGGAAAGAGGAATAGACCACTCCCTGGTGAAGTCTCTGAATCCAAACACCTGAAGATTCTGCAAGCAGCACATCGGTGGAAGAATTCAAGAGAATGA